The following proteins are co-located in the Marinomonas profundi genome:
- a CDS encoding VF530 family protein, translating into MSETQVNNPLHGVKLEKIVTDLVTHYGWEELAIRININCFKSDPTVKSSLKFLRKTPWAREKVESLFLETFH; encoded by the coding sequence ATGAGCGAAACACAGGTGAATAACCCGTTGCATGGTGTGAAACTTGAGAAGATAGTGACCGATTTGGTCACGCATTATGGTTGGGAGGAGTTGGCGATTCGCATCAATATTAATTGTTTTAAAAGCGATCCGACGGTGAAATCTAGCTTGAAGTTTCTGCGTAAAACCCCTTGGGCGAGGGAAAAAGTCGAGTCGCTGTTTTTAGAAACATTTCATTAA
- a CDS encoding Gfo/Idh/MocA family protein yields the protein MTVTTKRRLRLGMVGGGEGAFIGEVHRFAARLDDCYELVAGALSSQPEKAKRSADALGIARHYSDFEAMAEAESKREDGIEVVSIVTPNHLHAPVAMAFLKRGIHVICDKPLTATLAEAKALYQVAEASQAQFLLTHNYSAYPMVREARAMVKGGQLGRIRSIQVEYAQDWLTHSLEQTGNKQASWRADPAQAGLAGCVGDIGSHAYQLACFVGNTQAKEVLADLSSWVEGRALDDEANILLRFENGAKGHLWASQVAPGNENALSLRIYGDKAGLEWHQEAPNELIYSVLGEPSQRLRRGNGYLSEAAMSVSRIPAGHPEGYLEAFANLYREFAAQLLLSTHHSDLPTLSTGLHGMRFITASVYSSQNNSLWVTVDG from the coding sequence ATGACGGTAACAACAAAACGTCGGCTGCGTCTTGGCATGGTAGGCGGCGGTGAAGGGGCTTTTATTGGTGAAGTGCATCGTTTTGCGGCGCGTCTAGATGATTGTTATGAGCTGGTGGCTGGGGCGTTATCGAGTCAGCCTGAGAAAGCGAAACGCTCTGCTGACGCATTGGGCATTGCTCGTCATTACTCAGATTTTGAGGCGATGGCAGAAGCAGAAAGCAAACGAGAAGATGGCATTGAGGTGGTGTCTATCGTGACGCCCAATCATCTTCATGCCCCCGTGGCGATGGCGTTTCTCAAACGAGGCATTCACGTTATTTGCGATAAGCCACTGACAGCGACTCTTGCCGAGGCAAAGGCGCTGTATCAGGTGGCAGAGGCAAGCCAAGCGCAATTTTTATTAACGCATAATTACTCCGCTTATCCCATGGTGCGCGAGGCGCGAGCCATGGTTAAAGGCGGCCAGCTGGGGCGAATTCGTTCTATTCAAGTGGAGTATGCCCAAGATTGGTTAACGCATTCGTTAGAGCAAACGGGCAACAAACAAGCGTCTTGGCGTGCCGATCCTGCCCAAGCTGGGTTGGCCGGTTGTGTAGGTGATATCGGCAGCCATGCTTACCAGCTGGCGTGTTTTGTGGGCAATACTCAGGCGAAAGAGGTGTTGGCGGATTTGTCCAGCTGGGTTGAAGGGCGTGCGCTGGATGACGAGGCCAATATTCTGCTGCGTTTTGAAAATGGTGCAAAAGGACATTTGTGGGCCAGCCAAGTTGCACCGGGTAACGAGAATGCTTTATCGCTACGAATCTATGGCGATAAAGCGGGTTTGGAGTGGCATCAGGAAGCACCGAATGAGCTGATTTATTCTGTGTTAGGCGAGCCAAGCCAACGCCTTAGGCGGGGTAATGGCTACTTGAGCGAGGCGGCAATGTCGGTTTCGCGTATTCCTGCGGGTCATCCTGAAGGGTATTTAGAGGCGTTTGCAAACTTATATCGTGAGTTCGCCGCGCAGTTACTTCTCTCAACTCATCACTCTGATTTGCCGACACTTAGCACTGGGTTACATGGAATGCGGTTTATTACTGCCAGCGTGTATTCGAGCCAAAATAATAGTCTTTGGGTGACTGTGGATGGCTAG
- a CDS encoding sugar phosphate isomerase/epimerase family protein, producing MKTIQGPAIFLAQFVGDETPFNSFDAICGWVASLGYKGVQVPTWDKRLIDLERAANSQDYCDELIATAANHGVVISELSTHLQGQLVAVHPAYDAAFDGFADPSVRGNPDARQAWAVEQLKMAAKASKRLGLTAHATFSGALAWPYFYPWPQRPAGLVEEAFAELGRRWKPILDAFDEAGVDLCYEIHPGEDLHDGVTFERFLDEVDHHPRANILYDPSHFVLQHLDYLAFIDHYHDRIKMFHVKDAELTLNGKCGVYGGFQNWLDRPGRFRSIGDGQVDFKGIFSKLTAYDFAGWAVLEWECCLKHPEEGAREGAQHIQDFIIRVTDKAFDDFADSGVDAKANRKMLGLE from the coding sequence ATGAAAACAATACAAGGACCGGCCATTTTTTTGGCGCAATTTGTGGGCGATGAAACCCCTTTCAATAGCTTCGACGCGATTTGTGGTTGGGTGGCGTCATTGGGTTACAAAGGCGTGCAAGTGCCCACTTGGGACAAACGTCTGATCGATCTTGAGCGTGCGGCAAATAGCCAAGACTATTGCGACGAGCTGATCGCCACGGCGGCAAATCATGGCGTGGTGATCTCGGAATTATCCACCCATTTACAGGGGCAGCTGGTGGCGGTGCATCCGGCCTATGACGCGGCGTTTGATGGCTTTGCTGATCCGAGCGTGCGGGGCAATCCTGATGCTCGCCAAGCGTGGGCGGTGGAACAGCTTAAAATGGCCGCTAAGGCGTCGAAGCGTCTTGGGCTCACTGCTCATGCGACCTTTTCTGGTGCCTTGGCGTGGCCGTATTTTTACCCTTGGCCACAGCGCCCCGCCGGGCTAGTCGAAGAAGCCTTCGCAGAGTTGGGTCGGCGCTGGAAGCCCATTCTGGATGCCTTTGATGAGGCTGGCGTGGATCTTTGTTACGAGATTCATCCCGGTGAAGACCTCCACGATGGCGTGACCTTTGAGCGTTTTCTCGATGAGGTAGATCATCATCCACGGGCTAATATTCTCTATGACCCTAGCCATTTTGTGTTGCAGCATTTGGATTATTTGGCCTTCATTGATCATTACCACGATCGCATCAAAATGTTCCATGTAAAGGATGCGGAGCTGACGTTAAATGGCAAATGTGGTGTGTATGGTGGTTTCCAAAACTGGCTTGATCGTCCTGGGCGTTTTCGCTCCATTGGCGATGGTCAGGTGGATTTTAAAGGTATTTTCTCCAAGCTTACCGCCTATGATTTTGCTGGCTGGGCGGTATTGGAATGGGAGTGCTGTTTGAAACACCCAGAAGAGGGCGCTCGGGAAGGCGCGCAACATATTCAAGATTTTATCATCCGTGTGACGGATAAAGCCTTCGATGATTTTGCTGACAGCGGTGTCGATGCGAAAGCGAATCGTAAAATGTTGGGATTGGAGTAA
- a CDS encoding Gfo/Idh/MocA family protein, which produces MKTILNVGLIGCGNISDSYLSLAPQFCGFKILACADLNTELAAEKAQKYGIESRSVDTLLASQDIDIIVNLTIPAAHYAVSMQALEAGKHVYSEKPLVLSLEEGQKMKALSLKTGLKVGSAPDTFMGGSHQFARHLLDKGEIGEVYSGTCHVMSAGMESWHPNPDFFFKAGGGPILDLGPYYIANLIQLLGPVESVIAKTSIPRKQRKITSQPRSGEMIAVETPTTIHGILTFKSGAVITLGASWDVQAHQHSHMELYGSKGSLYLPDPNFFGGTVSLIQEGRETPLKAWDHPFGVPNQIHGELAKANYRTAGLAEMVMAIHMGRDHMCSLDRALHGVEVMTAILASGDSAQSIKMTTHCERPRALDPEAANALLAVCF; this is translated from the coding sequence ATGAAAACCATTTTGAATGTTGGCCTGATTGGCTGCGGCAATATTTCTGATAGCTATTTGTCTTTGGCACCGCAATTTTGTGGTTTTAAAATTCTTGCCTGTGCTGATTTGAATACTGAGCTGGCGGCGGAGAAAGCACAAAAATATGGCATTGAGTCACGCAGTGTTGATACTTTATTGGCTTCGCAAGATATTGATATTATTGTCAATTTAACCATTCCTGCGGCGCACTATGCGGTGAGTATGCAAGCGCTAGAAGCCGGTAAGCATGTTTATTCAGAAAAGCCTTTGGTGTTAAGCCTTGAAGAAGGCCAAAAAATGAAAGCGCTCTCATTAAAAACAGGACTCAAAGTAGGCAGTGCACCCGATACCTTTATGGGCGGTTCTCATCAGTTTGCTCGGCATTTATTGGATAAGGGTGAGATTGGCGAGGTGTATTCTGGCACCTGTCATGTGATGAGTGCTGGAATGGAAAGCTGGCACCCGAACCCTGACTTTTTCTTTAAAGCGGGTGGCGGGCCTATCCTTGATCTGGGGCCTTATTACATTGCCAATTTGATTCAACTGTTAGGGCCGGTGGAATCGGTGATTGCTAAAACCTCGATCCCGCGCAAGCAGCGCAAAATCACCAGTCAACCAAGGTCTGGCGAGATGATAGCGGTAGAAACCCCAACGACCATTCATGGCATTTTGACCTTTAAAAGCGGCGCGGTTATTACCTTGGGGGCCAGTTGGGATGTGCAAGCTCACCAACATTCTCATATGGAGTTATACGGCAGTAAAGGATCACTGTATTTACCGGATCCTAATTTTTTTGGCGGCACCGTTTCTCTTATTCAAGAGGGGCGTGAAACACCCTTGAAAGCGTGGGACCACCCGTTTGGGGTGCCGAACCAAATTCATGGAGAGCTTGCCAAGGCAAATTACCGTACCGCGGGCTTGGCGGAAATGGTGATGGCCATTCATATGGGACGGGATCACATGTGTTCGCTTGACAGGGCGTTGCACGGGGTGGAAGTCATGACGGCGATTTTGGCGTCTGGCGACAGTGCACAATCCATCAAGATGACCACCCATTGTGAGCGTCCACGGGCGCTTGATCCTGAGGCCGCTAACGCCTTACTTGCCGTGTGCTTTTAG
- a CDS encoding sugar phosphate isomerase/epimerase family protein — translation MNEFSFQLYSARNTPSLDEVFGLLHQAGYQQVEGYGGLYDELDELKSLLAKHDLTMPTGHFDLAMLENHIAQALYIAKTLNMHTIICPYILPEQRPDSAKGWFELGQRLEAIREKTINAGFEFGWHNHNFEFEPLADGSLPMTWILEGGPNVKWEMDVSWVVKGGEDPAKWMTRYRDRICAVHLKDIAPEGECQDEDGWADFTHGTLPWKDWWPVVRSTPANAFVMEHDNPNDLSRFANRALTGAKALVKGAAA, via the coding sequence ATGAACGAATTTTCATTTCAACTTTACAGTGCACGTAACACACCGTCTCTCGATGAGGTTTTTGGACTTTTACACCAAGCGGGTTATCAGCAAGTAGAAGGCTATGGTGGTTTGTATGATGAATTAGATGAGCTGAAAAGCTTGTTAGCCAAACATGATCTGACCATGCCGACCGGGCATTTTGATCTGGCGATGTTGGAAAATCACATCGCGCAGGCCTTGTATATTGCTAAGACCTTAAATATGCACACCATTATTTGCCCGTATATTTTACCAGAGCAACGCCCCGACAGTGCAAAAGGCTGGTTTGAGTTGGGCCAGCGTTTGGAAGCGATTCGAGAGAAAACCATCAATGCTGGTTTTGAATTTGGTTGGCACAATCATAACTTTGAGTTTGAGCCGTTAGCCGATGGCTCTTTACCCATGACGTGGATTTTAGAAGGCGGCCCGAATGTTAAATGGGAAATGGACGTGTCTTGGGTGGTTAAAGGCGGAGAAGATCCAGCCAAGTGGATGACTCGCTATCGGGATCGTATTTGCGCCGTGCATTTAAAAGACATTGCGCCAGAAGGGGAATGCCAAGATGAAGATGGTTGGGCGGATTTTACCCATGGCACCTTGCCTTGGAAAGACTGGTGGCCGGTGGTGCGTTCAACGCCAGCCAATGCGTTTGTGATGGAGCATGACAACCCAAATGATCTATCGCGCTTTGCTAATCGTGCATTAACGGGGGCAAAAGCCTTAGTAAAAGGAGCAGCAGCATGA